In the genome of Hymenobacter taeanensis, one region contains:
- a CDS encoding OmpH family outer membrane protein yields the protein MRKLLTWMMAALLLCVMAPVAQAQKFGYVDSEFIMGKMPAYGQAQQELNTLSANWQKDIESQKKDLDKLYRNYQAEEVVLTEPMKKKRQDEILKKEQDIKAYQNKIFGFEGQLFKKRQELTKPVQDQVFEAIEKVAKKKQLAVVFDKSGDLTMLYTNPAHDYTEFVLEELGLASPERNQAAQKGAVNTVTTPQAPAGADETVAEDAPAKAKTPARTTPRPASRKK from the coding sequence ATGCGTAAGTTACTGACGTGGATGATGGCAGCCTTGCTGCTATGTGTAATGGCTCCGGTGGCGCAGGCCCAGAAGTTCGGATATGTTGATTCTGAATTTATAATGGGTAAAATGCCGGCGTACGGACAGGCTCAACAGGAGCTAAATACGCTCTCGGCCAACTGGCAAAAAGACATTGAGAGTCAAAAAAAAGATCTTGATAAGCTTTACCGGAATTATCAGGCCGAAGAAGTCGTTCTGACTGAGCCGATGAAGAAGAAGCGTCAGGACGAAATCTTGAAGAAGGAGCAGGACATTAAAGCTTACCAGAACAAGATATTCGGCTTTGAAGGGCAACTCTTCAAAAAGCGGCAGGAGCTGACAAAACCAGTGCAGGACCAGGTATTTGAAGCCATTGAGAAAGTGGCTAAGAAAAAGCAGCTGGCTGTAGTGTTCGATAAGTCCGGTGACCTAACAATGCTATACACAAATCCGGCGCATGATTACACGGAGTTTGTACTGGAGGAGCTAGGTCTAGCCTCACCCGAGCGTAACCAGGCGGCGCAAAAAGGAGCGGTTAACACGGTAACTACTCCTCAGGCTCCCGCTGGCGCCGATGAGACAGTAGCCGAAGATGCTCCTGCCAAAGCTAAAACGCCAGCCCGTACTACTCCGCGGCCGGCTAGCCGAAAAAAATAA
- a CDS encoding OmpH family outer membrane protein, giving the protein MNKFRVALAVAALTFTTATASMAQTAAPLKIGYTSVEYVLSQMPESKQIESQLKDYSTQLKNQLDAKAAEFRTKGEAYQKGAATMTDVVRTDKERELQNMQQSIQEFQQNAENSLQQKQQALLKPALDKLQKNIDAVAEENGFTYILNSDGASPVLLHGPKEGDVSDLILKKMGITPGAAQAAPKVTTPAATTAATPAAPTKTKTKSKK; this is encoded by the coding sequence ATGAACAAATTCCGCGTTGCACTGGCTGTTGCCGCTCTTACTTTCACTACGGCTACGGCTTCTATGGCTCAAACGGCCGCACCGCTGAAAATTGGCTACACCAGCGTTGAGTACGTATTAAGCCAGATGCCCGAGAGCAAGCAGATCGAGTCTCAACTGAAAGATTATAGCACGCAGCTGAAAAACCAGCTCGATGCCAAGGCTGCTGAGTTCCGTACAAAAGGAGAGGCCTACCAGAAGGGTGCTGCAACCATGACCGACGTGGTGCGCACAGATAAGGAGCGTGAACTGCAAAACATGCAGCAGTCAATTCAAGAGTTTCAGCAGAACGCTGAAAACTCGTTGCAGCAGAAGCAGCAGGCTTTGCTTAAGCCCGCCCTGGATAAGCTGCAAAAGAACATTGATGCTGTAGCCGAAGAGAATGGCTTTACTTACATCCTGAACTCTGATGGGGCTAGCCCTGTGCTACTGCATGGTCCTAAGGAGGGTGATGTGTCTGACCTGATCCTGAAGAAAATGGGCATTACGCCCGGCGCAGCCCAGGCAGCCCCCAAGGTGACTACTCCAGCAGCTACTACTGCTGCAACTCCAGCAGCACCTACCAAAACTAAAACGAAGAGCAAAAAATAG